The genome window CAAATAATTAATTCCACCCAATACGGTTACCCCACCTACATCTATATCATTCCATTTTGAGATAGGAGCATAGGCGTATTTTATCTCTCCAGTCAGAAATAGATGAGAGAATAGATAGTAGTTAAAACCACCTATTAACTGAAACCCTATTGCTTTGGCTGAGTGACTATCTGAGAGATTTAATTTACTCACTTTAAGCACTGGGAATTCACCGCGTTTAGTAGTTACTGTCCAGGTTAGATATTGATTTGGAATCTCAGACACCGTGTATTTTAACTTAGTGTAATACACACCCGTTCCACCACCAATGTAGGGTAAGAAGCCTTTTGGGTTGCCAATTGGTATCTTATAAATTATACTAAAAGTAAGCGGCATAATTCTCAGATAATCCTCTTCTACCTTTGCAACTTCCCATTTATCTTCCTCGATAGAATCAAGTTTTTGGTAATCAAGACCCAAAACAAGGGAAAAAGCAGAAGAAAGATTATACATTCCACTCAAAGAGAATACCTGACTTCCACTATAGATTTTATCTACTTCAGAATCACCTTGAGGTAAAAAATAACCCATCTTACCATTTATGGCAAACTTACTATGTGAATCTTTAGCTTCTACCGACAAAGTCATGACTAAAAGAGTCAAAAACACTAACAGACTATTCTTTTGATACCACATTCACCTCCTTTCATTTTAATCTTTTTCTCTCTACCTGT of bacterium contains these proteins:
- a CDS encoding outer membrane beta-barrel protein, which codes for MWYQKNSLLVFLTLLVMTLSVEAKDSHSKFAINGKMGYFLPQGDSEVDKIYSGSQVFSLSGMYNLSSAFSLVLGLDYQKLDSIEEDKWEVAKVEEDYLRIMPLTFSIIYKIPIGNPKGFLPYIGGGTGVYYTKLKYTVSEIPNQYLTWTVTTKRGEFPVLKVSKLNLSDSHSAKAIGFQLIGGFNYYLFSHLFLTGEIKYAYAPISKWNDIDVGGVTVLGGINYLF